A single region of the Solwaraspora sp. WMMD406 genome encodes:
- a CDS encoding SUKH-3 domain-containing protein, with translation MTDRFPTVVVEALVAAGWHPGYRDDERGRDWAVRIAAYVGADGRHHLVGPAAIRAYAEFGGLRLRPAGEGEQIAPGDVDFDPFRAVHSVATLAGLADAVGVPLSPLGVEGADTGILAIDATGRVFVLDHGGDWFFGDDLDQAITALVLGVQPARVASDGTW, from the coding sequence ATGACCGACCGTTTTCCGACAGTAGTCGTCGAGGCCCTGGTCGCCGCCGGGTGGCATCCGGGCTACCGCGACGACGAGCGGGGCCGGGACTGGGCGGTGCGGATCGCCGCGTACGTCGGCGCGGACGGCCGCCACCACCTGGTGGGACCGGCCGCGATCCGGGCGTACGCCGAGTTCGGTGGCCTGCGGCTGCGGCCCGCCGGCGAGGGCGAGCAGATCGCCCCCGGCGATGTCGACTTCGATCCGTTTCGGGCGGTCCATTCGGTGGCCACCTTGGCCGGGCTGGCCGACGCGGTGGGCGTACCGCTGAGTCCACTGGGGGTGGAGGGCGCGGACACCGGCATCCTGGCGATCGACGCCACCGGGCGGGTCTTCGTTCTCGACCACGGCGGGGACTGGTTTTTCGGCGACGACCTGGACCAGGCGATCACCGCGTTGGTGCTCGGCGTCCAGCCGGCCCGTGTCGCGTCGGACGGCACCTGGTGA
- the eccCa gene encoding type VII secretion protein EccCa, with translation MGTVVVKRPARQPEPEYPSGEVLLDAPPELPAPTGRSWGQLMMLLPMLAGSVAMALMFAGRGGSTLSYVTGGLFGLSAIGMLASQLTNQAGGPSKQEMLQRRREYLTHLSRQRQRVLRTVERQRMAATYRHPEPDALWSIPVGPRLWERRRGDADFATVRVGLGEQELATPLVPPPGTTLEKLEPMCALALRRFLTTYARVPDLPVTMALNGFARVHLRGDAAAARGLARAIVAQATAFHAPDDLLVVACVAADRRADWEWLKWLPHALHPTRTDALGALRLVAPKVSGLEAMLDDVVANRPRFNLSGSDPQGVAGPHLLVLLDGGDPAGSDHLMTDGGVEGVTILDLSQPPPRILDRSRLVLEVAADATMHSVTVDGRAAIGRADTVAVCTVEALAMQMAPLRLSAASRGEKALSVELGLADLLGLGDPYEFDVERAWTPRPNRNRLRVPLGLTPDGEPVDLDLKESAQDGMGPHGLLIGATGSGKSELLRTLVLALAATHPSETLNFVLIDFKGGATFTRLDKLPHTSAVITNLSDELPLVDRMTDAINGELVRRQELLRAAGNYASQRDYEKARAAGAPLEPLPALLIICDEFSELLTAKPDFIDMFVQIGRVGRSLSVHLLLASQRLEEGRLRGLDTHLSYRIGLRTFSAMESRVVLGATDAYELPRSPGHGYLRFGTEPLVRFRAAYVSGTYRSKTAEAVAAGDGDERVQEYTTGYVAARLPRTPTPVVEEESPDVVGESLLDILVARLTGRGRPAHQVWLPPLGEPMTLDQLLSPLAADPQRGVTAADPAVQGALRAAVGIVDKPFEQRRDVLWLDLAGSAGHTIVVGGPQSGRSTLLRTMVASLALTHTPREIQVYCLDLGSGALAALRDLPHVGGIATRLDTGQVRRTIAELQLLMTQRERRFAERGIDSMATYRRERGHGGHTDDPFGDVFLVIDNWATIRSEFEDLEPAINDIANRGLSFGVHLAVTAARWMDLRPAIRDVFGSRLELRLADASDSNLDRRAAMNVPEKSPGRGITPDGTQFLSALPRADGVAEVETLADGTRKLVGDVVAAWQGPGAPPVRLLPAMVPYGSLPDTGRPGLPIGIAEIDLLPVHLDFATDPHFIVFGDGESGKSTFLRSLARTITDRYELTEARIIIVDYRRSLLGDVTTPHLIGYGSSAQLTETMVTEVVGVLRDRLPPADVTPDQLRARSWWRGPDLYVLVDDYDLVTGGSSNPLGPLLEFLPQARDIGLHLVVARRSGGASRALYEPLLMRLRELSTPGIVMSGNRDEGVLLGTVRPGPLPPGRGWLVARRGGTRLVQLVHLPPAT, from the coding sequence GTGGGCACGGTGGTGGTGAAGCGCCCGGCGCGGCAGCCGGAGCCGGAGTATCCGTCCGGCGAGGTGCTGCTCGACGCGCCGCCGGAGTTGCCGGCGCCCACCGGCCGGTCGTGGGGTCAGCTGATGATGCTGCTGCCGATGTTGGCGGGTTCGGTGGCGATGGCGCTGATGTTCGCCGGTCGGGGTGGTTCGACCTTGAGTTACGTCACCGGTGGCCTGTTCGGACTGTCGGCGATCGGGATGCTCGCCTCCCAGTTGACCAACCAGGCGGGTGGGCCGAGCAAGCAGGAAATGCTGCAGCGCCGCCGGGAGTACCTGACCCATCTGTCGCGGCAGCGGCAGCGGGTGCTGCGGACGGTGGAGCGGCAGCGGATGGCCGCCACCTACCGTCACCCGGAACCGGACGCGCTGTGGTCGATTCCCGTCGGGCCCCGGTTGTGGGAACGGCGGCGGGGGGACGCGGATTTCGCGACGGTCCGGGTCGGTCTCGGCGAGCAGGAGTTGGCGACTCCGCTGGTGCCGCCGCCGGGGACGACCTTGGAGAAGTTGGAGCCGATGTGCGCTCTGGCGTTGCGTCGGTTCCTGACCACGTACGCGCGGGTGCCGGATCTGCCGGTGACGATGGCGTTGAACGGGTTCGCCCGGGTGCATCTGCGCGGTGACGCCGCTGCCGCCCGGGGGTTGGCGCGGGCGATCGTCGCCCAGGCGACCGCGTTCCACGCCCCCGACGACCTGCTGGTGGTGGCGTGTGTGGCGGCGGACCGGCGAGCCGACTGGGAGTGGCTGAAGTGGCTGCCGCACGCGCTGCATCCGACCCGGACGGACGCGCTGGGGGCGTTGCGGCTGGTCGCGCCGAAGGTGAGCGGTCTGGAGGCGATGCTCGACGACGTGGTGGCCAACCGGCCGCGGTTCAACCTCTCCGGGTCGGATCCGCAGGGGGTCGCCGGTCCGCATCTGCTGGTGCTGCTCGACGGTGGCGACCCGGCCGGGTCGGATCATCTGATGACCGACGGCGGGGTGGAAGGGGTGACGATCCTGGATCTGTCGCAGCCGCCGCCTCGGATCCTGGACCGGTCGCGGCTGGTGCTGGAGGTGGCGGCGGACGCGACGATGCACAGCGTCACGGTGGACGGGCGGGCGGCCATCGGCCGGGCGGACACGGTCGCGGTGTGTACGGTCGAGGCGTTGGCGATGCAGATGGCGCCGCTGCGGCTGTCCGCCGCGTCCCGGGGCGAGAAGGCGCTCAGTGTCGAACTCGGCCTTGCGGATCTGCTGGGGCTGGGTGACCCGTACGAGTTCGACGTGGAGCGGGCGTGGACGCCGCGCCCGAACCGCAACCGGTTGCGGGTGCCGTTGGGGCTCACGCCGGACGGCGAGCCGGTGGACCTGGACCTGAAGGAGTCGGCGCAGGACGGCATGGGGCCGCACGGCCTGCTGATCGGGGCGACCGGTTCGGGTAAATCGGAGTTGCTGCGGACGCTGGTGTTGGCGCTCGCCGCCACCCACCCGTCGGAGACGTTGAACTTCGTCCTGATCGACTTCAAGGGTGGCGCGACGTTCACCCGGCTCGACAAGTTGCCGCACACCAGCGCGGTGATCACGAACCTCTCCGACGAACTTCCGCTGGTCGACCGGATGACCGACGCGATCAACGGCGAGCTGGTACGGCGGCAGGAGCTGCTGCGCGCGGCCGGCAACTACGCCTCGCAGCGCGACTACGAGAAGGCGCGGGCGGCGGGTGCGCCGCTGGAGCCACTGCCCGCCCTGTTGATCATCTGTGACGAGTTCTCCGAACTGCTCACCGCCAAACCCGACTTCATCGACATGTTCGTCCAGATCGGACGGGTCGGCCGGTCACTCAGCGTCCATCTGCTGCTGGCCTCCCAGCGGCTGGAGGAGGGCCGGCTGCGTGGGCTGGACACCCACCTGTCGTACCGGATCGGGTTGCGGACCTTCTCGGCGATGGAGAGCCGGGTCGTGCTCGGCGCCACCGACGCGTACGAACTGCCCCGCTCACCCGGGCACGGCTACCTGCGCTTCGGCACCGAACCACTGGTCCGGTTCCGGGCCGCGTACGTCTCGGGAACGTACCGCAGCAAGACCGCCGAGGCGGTCGCCGCCGGCGACGGCGACGAACGGGTGCAGGAGTACACCACCGGGTACGTCGCCGCGCGGCTGCCCCGGACCCCCACCCCGGTGGTCGAGGAGGAGTCCCCGGACGTGGTCGGCGAAAGCCTGCTGGACATCCTGGTCGCCCGGCTCACCGGCCGGGGTCGACCGGCCCACCAGGTGTGGTTGCCGCCGCTGGGCGAGCCGATGACCCTCGACCAGTTGCTCTCCCCGCTGGCCGCCGACCCGCAGCGCGGCGTCACCGCCGCCGACCCGGCCGTACAGGGCGCGCTGCGGGCGGCGGTCGGCATCGTCGACAAACCGTTCGAGCAGCGCCGGGACGTGCTGTGGCTGGACCTGGCCGGATCCGCCGGCCACACCATCGTCGTCGGCGGCCCGCAGAGCGGCCGGAGCACCCTGTTGCGGACGATGGTGGCGTCCCTGGCGCTCACCCACACCCCCCGTGAGATCCAGGTCTACTGCCTGGATCTGGGCAGCGGTGCGCTCGCCGCGCTGCGCGACCTGCCCCACGTCGGCGGCATCGCCACCCGGCTCGACACCGGGCAGGTCCGGCGCACCATCGCCGAACTGCAGCTGCTGATGACGCAGCGGGAGCGGCGGTTCGCCGAGCGGGGCATCGACTCGATGGCCACCTACCGGCGGGAACGCGGGCACGGCGGCCACACCGACGACCCGTTCGGCGACGTGTTCCTGGTGATCGACAACTGGGCGACGATCCGGTCCGAGTTCGAGGACCTGGAGCCGGCGATCAACGACATCGCCAACCGGGGCCTGTCCTTCGGTGTCCACCTGGCGGTCACCGCCGCCCGCTGGATGGACCTGCGCCCGGCGATCCGGGACGTCTTCGGCTCCCGGTTGGAGCTGCGCCTGGCCGACGCCAGCGACTCCAACCTGGACCGGCGGGCGGCGATGAACGTGCCGGAGAAGTCCCCCGGTCGGGGCATCACCCCGGACGGGACGCAGTTCCTGTCGGCGCTGCCCCGCGCCGACGGCGTCGCCGAGGTGGAAACCCTGGCCGACGGCACCCGCAAGCTGGTCGGCGACGTCGTCGCCGCCTGGCAGGGTCCCGGTGCCCCGCCGGTACGGCTGCTCCCGGCGATGGTGCCGTACGGTTCGCTGCCGGACACCGGCCGTCCCGGGCTGCCGATCGGGATCGCCGAGATCGACCTGCTGCCGGTGCACCTGGACTTCGCCACCGACCCGCACTTCATCGTCTTCGGCGACGGCGAGTCCGGCAAGAGCACCTTCCTGCGGTCGCTGGCCCGGACGATCACCGACCGGTACGAGCTGACCGAGGCGCGGATCATCATCGTCGACTACCGCCGCAGCCTGCTCGGTGACGTCACCACACCGCACCTGATCGGCTACGGCTCCTCCGCCCAGCTCACCGAGACGATGGTGACCGAGGTGGTCGGGGTGCTGCGGGACCGGTTGCCGCCGGCCGACGTCACCCCGGACCAGCTGCGGGCCCGCAGCTGGTGGCGGGGCCCGGATCTGTACGTGCTGGTCGACGACTACGACCTGGTGACCGGCGGGAGCAGTAACCCGTTGGGTCCGCTGCTGGAGTTCCTGCCCCAGGCCCGCGACATCGGCCTGCACCTGGTCGTCGCGCGCCGCTCGGGCGGGGCCAGCCGGGCACTGTACGAGCCGCTGCTGATGCGCCTGCGGGAGCTGAGCACACCGGGGATCGTGATGAGCGGCAACCGGGACGAAGGGGTGCTGCTCGGCACCGTACGGCCTGGTCCGCTGCCGCCGGGTCGGGGCTGGCTGGTGGCTCGGCGGGGCGGCACCCGGTTGGTGCAGTTGGTCCACCTGCCACCTGCCACCTGA
- the eccB gene encoding type VII secretion protein EccB yields the protein MPSRRDQVQSYQFLVQRMTSALVARDPDPAVAPFRRLGGAGLAGMMVAVLCLGAVGVFGFIVPGGATSWRDGDTVILEKETGTRYLFRDGRLHPVLNYASALLAMEAPVPTRSVSRNSLVGAARGPSIGIPNAPDALPDPDRMLDGGWTLCSQLARDEAGDPVTTTVLTVGRPPAGGRDPGDTALLVRDVGTAGLYLIWRDHRHEITDEAIVLEGLTLRSEPVVDVGGAWLNALPAGEPIGARPVAGRGEPSGALPDALVGQVHVVESQAGSRQYYLVERTWLTPLSQLTAEVLLADPATRQAYRDGRPRAIGLDADAAVSAPKAPPSTGGPQPPERRPEIARLADAQPAVCAGYAPGQPEPTVLLDAQVDPVRDPVRTAEATPQGVPLADRVVIEPGYGALVEAMPSPDAPTGVLHLVTDQGYRYPLASAAVPTMLGYGDVEVVALPAGLVVRLPSGPALDPVAAKRSVAG from the coding sequence ATGCCGTCGCGGCGCGACCAGGTCCAGTCGTACCAGTTCCTCGTCCAACGGATGACCTCCGCGCTGGTGGCAAGGGACCCCGACCCGGCCGTCGCACCGTTTCGCCGGCTCGGCGGGGCCGGGCTCGCCGGCATGATGGTCGCCGTGCTCTGCCTCGGCGCGGTCGGGGTGTTCGGTTTCATCGTCCCCGGTGGCGCCACCTCGTGGCGAGACGGCGACACGGTGATCCTGGAGAAGGAGACCGGCACCCGCTACCTGTTCCGCGACGGGCGGCTGCACCCGGTGCTCAACTACGCCTCGGCGCTGCTGGCGATGGAGGCACCCGTACCCACCCGCAGCGTTTCCCGTAACTCGTTGGTCGGCGCGGCACGTGGCCCGAGCATCGGCATCCCGAACGCACCCGACGCGCTGCCGGACCCGGACCGGATGCTCGACGGCGGGTGGACCCTCTGTTCCCAGCTGGCCCGGGACGAGGCGGGGGACCCGGTCACCACGACGGTGCTGACCGTGGGCCGGCCACCCGCCGGCGGCCGCGACCCGGGCGACACCGCGCTGCTCGTACGCGACGTCGGCACAGCGGGGCTGTATCTGATCTGGCGTGACCACCGGCACGAGATCACCGACGAGGCGATCGTCCTGGAGGGACTCACACTGCGGTCGGAGCCGGTGGTCGACGTCGGCGGTGCCTGGCTGAACGCCCTGCCGGCGGGAGAACCGATCGGAGCCCGCCCGGTGGCCGGTCGGGGAGAGCCCTCCGGGGCGTTGCCGGACGCACTCGTCGGACAGGTCCACGTGGTGGAGAGCCAGGCCGGTAGCCGCCAGTACTACCTGGTGGAACGGACCTGGCTGACCCCGCTGTCCCAGTTGACGGCCGAGGTGCTGCTAGCCGATCCGGCCACCCGTCAGGCGTACCGCGACGGCCGTCCCCGCGCGATCGGGCTGGACGCGGACGCGGCGGTCTCCGCCCCCAAAGCACCGCCGAGCACCGGCGGCCCGCAGCCGCCGGAGCGTCGGCCGGAGATCGCCCGGCTGGCCGACGCCCAGCCCGCCGTCTGCGCCGGGTACGCACCCGGCCAGCCCGAGCCGACGGTGCTGCTCGACGCTCAGGTCGACCCGGTACGCGACCCGGTGCGTACCGCCGAGGCGACCCCGCAGGGGGTGCCGCTGGCCGACCGGGTCGTCATCGAACCCGGGTACGGTGCCCTGGTCGAGGCGATGCCGTCGCCGGACGCGCCGACCGGGGTGTTGCACCTGGTCACCGACCAGGGCTACCGGTATCCGCTGGCGTCGGCGGCGGTGCCGACGATGCTCGGGTACGGCGACGTCGAGGTGGTCGCCCTGCCAGCCGGTCTGGTGGTCCGGCTACCGAGCGGTCCCGCCCTGGACCCGGTGGCGGCCAAACGAAGCGTCGCGGGCTAG
- the eccD gene encoding type VII secretion integral membrane protein EccD yields MVTQAGTGLARIAVVTANRRLDLALPEHLPLVSLLPAVLRHVDAEPTDGIAHGGWALRRTDGSSLDITRTLAAQQVRDGETLHLVPARTEWPEPAYDDLMEAVAAGARRRGLPWTPAATRLTGLLTAGALLLLGLAVLVTAAEPGWLSGAAALATATVLLAAGVLMSRAMADSLGGAVLAAIALPYAFAGGALILGAGERLATMGAPHLLLGAMILVLAGVVGLIGVGDASRVFVAAVTVGLGGAVAALGALGPFDPAGSAAVVVGLTTLLLPAMPLLAVRLGKMPMPTLPRTPEDLLRDDPQPSRDTIYQATARADEILTGLLFGAAVVTAVAVAVLVHSGTVGALLLAGVVTAAYLLRARLVPTVRYRLPLLGAGLVGLAVLLLGAAGDAAVVIRVALLLPAALLVAGLVVGAGVIYSRRAPSPRLARFGDGLDIVAQLAVVPLACAVLGLFGFMRAMGG; encoded by the coding sequence GTGGTCACCCAGGCCGGAACAGGACTCGCCCGGATCGCCGTCGTGACGGCCAACCGACGGCTGGACCTCGCCCTACCGGAACACCTTCCGCTGGTCAGCCTGCTGCCGGCGGTGCTGCGGCACGTCGACGCCGAACCCACCGACGGCATCGCGCACGGCGGCTGGGCGCTGCGCCGCACCGACGGTTCCAGCCTGGACATCACCCGTACCCTCGCCGCCCAGCAGGTACGCGACGGCGAGACGCTGCACCTGGTCCCGGCCCGCACCGAATGGCCCGAACCGGCGTACGACGACCTGATGGAAGCGGTCGCCGCCGGGGCCCGCCGGCGCGGGCTGCCGTGGACACCGGCCGCCACCCGGCTGACCGGCCTGCTCACCGCCGGGGCGCTGCTGCTGTTGGGCCTGGCGGTCCTGGTCACCGCCGCCGAACCCGGCTGGCTCAGTGGAGCCGCCGCCCTCGCCACCGCCACCGTGCTGCTCGCCGCCGGGGTGCTGATGTCCCGGGCGATGGCCGACTCCCTGGGTGGCGCGGTGCTCGCCGCGATCGCGCTGCCGTACGCGTTCGCCGGCGGCGCCCTGATCCTCGGTGCCGGTGAACGGCTCGCCACCATGGGCGCACCCCACCTGCTGCTCGGCGCGATGATCCTGGTTCTGGCCGGGGTGGTCGGTCTGATCGGCGTCGGCGACGCCAGCCGGGTCTTCGTCGCGGCGGTCACCGTCGGCCTCGGCGGCGCGGTCGCGGCGCTCGGCGCGCTCGGCCCGTTCGACCCGGCCGGGTCCGCCGCCGTGGTCGTCGGGCTGACCACGCTGCTGCTGCCGGCGATGCCGCTGCTCGCCGTACGGCTGGGCAAGATGCCGATGCCGACGCTGCCGCGCACCCCGGAGGATCTGCTGCGGGACGATCCGCAGCCGAGCCGTGACACGATCTACCAGGCCACCGCCCGCGCCGACGAGATCCTCACCGGACTGCTGTTCGGCGCGGCCGTGGTGACGGCCGTCGCCGTCGCCGTCCTGGTCCACTCCGGTACGGTCGGCGCGCTGCTGCTCGCCGGGGTCGTCACCGCCGCGTACCTGCTGCGGGCCCGGCTGGTGCCGACCGTCCGCTACCGGCTGCCGCTGCTGGGTGCCGGCCTGGTCGGGCTCGCGGTGCTGCTGCTCGGCGCAGCCGGCGACGCCGCCGTGGTGATCCGGGTGGCCCTGCTGCTGCCGGCGGCGCTGCTGGTCGCCGGGCTCGTCGTCGGTGCCGGCGTGATCTACAGCCGACGGGCACCGTCGCCCCGGCTGGCCCGGTTCGGCGACGGACTCGACATCGTGGCGCAGCTCGCGGTCGTCCCCCTCGCCTGCGCGGTGCTCGGCCTGTTCGGTTTCATGCGGGCGATGGGCGGCTGA
- the mycP gene encoding type VII secretion-associated serine protease mycosin has protein sequence MRGLRGAVALLSTLAVGQLAAIAVLPASARADAIREQAWHLTALELAELHQLTQGEGITVAVVDTGVDANHPDLVGNVLPGVDLHDDTTQGQVDRQIHGTGMASLIAGHGHGPGNGDGVLGIAPKARILPITVVPEQGLTSSTMIAAGINWAVDKGADVINVSMATGGDPDLDDAVERAYRSGVVVVASVGNREDVLIADPARHPAVMAVTGSDRAGGLGPESIPADEIALAAPSVDLTAAAPGGGYVTVTSTSGATAIVSGAVALVRARFPDLSPYDVFKRVLETTTDAGPPGRDPDFGWGVLDLRRALTGEPDGRADAAASPTPTDNETAYAWDPGTEDERWYSLVVLVGLLLVLAVPVTGAVLLLRWRRRRRRGRSDQRPGPGGAAAPTPAGSAPGRPADDRAWRRPAP, from the coding sequence ATGCGTGGCCTGCGAGGCGCGGTGGCGCTGCTGTCGACACTCGCGGTCGGCCAGCTCGCCGCGATCGCCGTGCTGCCCGCGTCGGCCCGGGCCGACGCGATCCGCGAGCAGGCCTGGCACCTGACCGCCCTCGAACTCGCCGAGCTTCACCAGCTCACCCAGGGTGAGGGCATCACGGTCGCGGTCGTCGACACCGGAGTCGACGCCAACCATCCCGACCTGGTCGGCAACGTCCTACCCGGTGTCGACCTGCACGACGACACCACCCAGGGACAGGTCGACCGGCAGATCCACGGCACCGGCATGGCCTCCCTCATCGCCGGCCACGGTCACGGACCGGGCAACGGCGACGGTGTGCTCGGGATCGCCCCCAAAGCCAGGATCCTGCCGATCACGGTCGTGCCGGAGCAGGGTCTGACCAGCTCCACGATGATCGCCGCCGGGATCAACTGGGCGGTCGACAAGGGCGCCGACGTCATCAACGTGTCCATGGCCACCGGAGGAGACCCGGATCTCGATGACGCGGTGGAACGCGCCTACCGCAGCGGGGTGGTGGTGGTCGCCTCGGTCGGTAACCGCGAGGACGTCCTGATCGCCGACCCGGCCCGCCATCCGGCGGTGATGGCGGTGACCGGCAGCGACCGGGCGGGCGGACTCGGCCCGGAGTCGATCCCGGCCGACGAAATCGCCCTGGCCGCGCCCTCGGTCGACCTGACGGCGGCCGCCCCGGGCGGCGGGTACGTCACGGTGACCAGCACCAGTGGTGCCACGGCGATCGTGTCGGGGGCGGTGGCGCTGGTCCGGGCCAGGTTCCCCGACCTGTCCCCGTACGACGTGTTCAAGCGGGTGTTGGAGACGACCACCGACGCCGGACCGCCCGGCCGGGACCCCGACTTCGGATGGGGGGTGCTCGATCTGCGCCGGGCACTGACCGGGGAGCCGGACGGCCGCGCCGACGCCGCTGCCTCGCCGACCCCGACCGACAACGAGACCGCGTACGCCTGGGATCCGGGGACCGAGGACGAAAGGTGGTACTCGCTGGTCGTCCTGGTCGGGTTGCTGCTGGTGCTCGCCGTACCGGTGACCGGGGCCGTGCTGCTGCTGCGGTGGCGGCGACGACGCCGACGCGGCCGTTCCGACCAGCGGCCGGGTCCGGGAGGGGCGGCCGCGCCGACGCCGGCCGGATCCGCCCCGGGTAGGCCGGCGGACGACCGGGCATGGCGACGGCCGGCACCATGA
- a CDS encoding SUKH-3 domain-containing protein, protein MISRAEALARARRWAAQDRPGAEPEVGLHEFDDGYVAWRVEPVPPDPQVPVATGQPRVVIDRQTGELSVWPSLPAPVIAARYRAEHDARQAAVGRFAPEVRHVLQQAGWFPGRDVSASVDRWLASFADELAGLSVFPAARSAMVEFGGLTVPQFGLHGEPGGGFTSYLHPTGGGVVTDAARVFAEEYDDPVFPIGNHADGPSELVMDAQGRVFLLHWAEEFFVAAGIDAALTALIRGDDLVAASERTW, encoded by the coding sequence ATGATCAGCCGAGCCGAGGCGTTGGCGCGGGCCCGTCGATGGGCGGCGCAGGACCGGCCCGGCGCGGAGCCGGAGGTCGGGCTGCACGAGTTCGACGACGGGTACGTGGCCTGGCGGGTCGAACCGGTCCCGCCTGATCCGCAGGTTCCGGTGGCGACCGGGCAGCCACGGGTGGTCATCGATCGGCAGACCGGCGAACTGTCGGTCTGGCCGTCGCTGCCGGCGCCGGTGATCGCCGCGCGCTACCGGGCGGAGCACGACGCGCGGCAGGCGGCCGTCGGGCGGTTCGCGCCGGAGGTACGGCACGTGTTGCAGCAGGCGGGCTGGTTTCCGGGTCGGGACGTGTCCGCTTCGGTGGACCGGTGGCTGGCCTCGTTCGCCGACGAGTTGGCGGGGCTGAGCGTGTTTCCGGCCGCCCGGTCGGCGATGGTCGAGTTCGGTGGCCTGACCGTGCCCCAGTTCGGCCTGCACGGTGAGCCGGGGGGCGGGTTCACCAGCTATCTGCACCCCACCGGAGGCGGCGTGGTCACCGACGCCGCCCGGGTCTTCGCCGAGGAGTACGACGATCCGGTGTTCCCGATCGGCAACCACGCCGACGGTCCGTCCGAGCTGGTCATGGACGCGCAGGGGCGGGTGTTCCTGCTGCACTGGGCGGAGGAGTTCTTCGTCGCCGCCGGCATCGACGCCGCCCTCACCGCGCTGATCCGGGGCGACGACCTGGTCGCGGCCAGCGAACGGACCTGGTGA
- a CDS encoding SseB family protein, translating to MTGQDGIRVTDHWQPVTDPERAMLACGDDRQAYLTALASGPLLLPVPPPETDGGVSPAAWPTARLDGETHVLAFTSPEAIAACLPGQRVEYRLVSITDLASWWQDPQWWLAVDPGLPIGARVSGAELARLAATGPTVGAATGPVPGEEELRAAIDGQDPDALTAALLRSELVVPLAPDGSASRDVTDPDFPWWCLPDAAGEPSLPVFTSEQRLRQVLGDHDFVVLSSVQLAGAWPDPSWQLMLNPGTPLAASIPGESVQALHGWLDGLRTALTEAVDEERQRLLADGPPETTLAPGAPGAGTDGEPAAAGPDPAAPPMLQVVVPHRYVRSYLDQGYDRVAGLVHRWWGTGRETPRRLYERLDLLGDGSPFRADDDWAVVLRWPPADATEQGWWDGPPRMESFVVPDGAGLHKIDRDGGDEPLARFDAAERRWLPPDPPGAEPPPQADS from the coding sequence GTGACCGGCCAGGACGGCATCCGGGTGACCGATCACTGGCAGCCGGTCACCGACCCGGAGCGGGCGATGCTGGCCTGCGGCGACGACCGGCAGGCGTACCTCACCGCCCTGGCCTCGGGTCCGCTGCTGCTCCCGGTGCCGCCACCGGAGACCGACGGCGGGGTGTCTCCGGCGGCCTGGCCTACCGCGCGGCTCGACGGCGAGACCCATGTGCTGGCGTTCACCTCGCCGGAGGCGATCGCGGCCTGTCTGCCGGGGCAGCGGGTCGAATACCGGCTGGTCAGCATCACCGACCTCGCTTCCTGGTGGCAAGACCCACAGTGGTGGTTGGCGGTCGATCCGGGTCTGCCGATCGGTGCCCGGGTCTCCGGCGCGGAACTGGCCCGGCTCGCGGCGACCGGCCCGACGGTCGGCGCGGCGACCGGCCCGGTGCCCGGCGAGGAGGAACTGCGCGCGGCGATCGACGGGCAGGACCCGGACGCGCTGACAGCCGCGCTGCTGCGCTCGGAGCTGGTGGTCCCGCTGGCCCCGGACGGTTCCGCTTCGCGCGACGTCACCGATCCGGATTTTCCCTGGTGGTGCCTGCCGGACGCGGCCGGCGAGCCGAGTCTGCCGGTGTTCACCTCCGAGCAGCGGCTGCGGCAGGTGCTCGGCGATCATGACTTCGTCGTCCTCAGCAGTGTGCAGCTCGCGGGGGCGTGGCCGGATCCGAGCTGGCAGCTGATGCTCAACCCCGGAACCCCGCTGGCCGCGAGCATCCCGGGTGAGTCCGTTCAGGCGCTGCACGGATGGCTGGACGGGTTGCGGACCGCGTTGACCGAGGCGGTCGACGAGGAGCGCCAGCGGCTGCTCGCCGACGGGCCGCCGGAGACGACACTCGCGCCGGGCGCGCCGGGCGCTGGCACCGACGGCGAGCCGGCCGCCGCCGGACCGGACCCGGCGGCGCCGCCGATGCTGCAGGTGGTGGTCCCGCACCGCTACGTCCGGTCCTATCTCGACCAGGGGTACGACCGGGTCGCTGGCCTGGTGCACCGCTGGTGGGGGACCGGGCGGGAGACGCCGCGACGGCTCTACGAGCGACTCGACCTGCTCGGGGACGGGTCGCCGTTCCGGGCCGACGACGACTGGGCGGTGGTGCTGCGCTGGCCACCCGCCGACGCCACCGAGCAGGGCTGGTGGGACGGGCCGCCGCGGATGGAATCGTTCGTGGTGCCCGACGGTGCCGGCCTGCACAAGATCGACCGCGATGGTGGGGACGAGCCGCTCGCCCGGTTCGACGCCGCCGAACGGCGTTGGCTACCGCCCGACCCGCCAGGTGCCGAGCCACCGCCGCAGGCCGACTCGTGA